In the genome of Triticum urartu cultivar G1812 chromosome 5, Tu2.1, whole genome shotgun sequence, one region contains:
- the LOC125555457 gene encoding protein P21-like, whose protein sequence is MASSLFILALLLTVAATDAATITVVNKCSYTVWPAAIPVGGGTKLEPGQLSTIHPPAGTNSGRIWARTGCKFDASGKGSCTTGDCGGVLACRAGGKPPASLAEYTLGTGSNADFYDISLVDGFNVPMSFGPVGGSCRAVSCAADVNAKCPSELKVDGGCMSACGKFGTPQYCCPAPSTPATCGPTSYSRFFKGLCPDAYSYAYDDKSSTFTCAAGTNYKVTFCP, encoded by the coding sequence ATGGCGTCTTCACTCTTCATCCTTGCCCTCCTCCTCACCGTCGCTGCAACCGACGCAGCCACCATCACGGTGGTGAACAAGTGCTCCTACACGGTGTGGCCAGCCGCCATCCCGGTGGGAGGCGGGACCAAGCTCGAACCAGGCCAGTTGTCCACAATCCACCCGCCCGCCGGCACAAATTCTGGTAGGATCTGGGCGCGTACGGGCTGCAAATTCGACGCCAGCGGCAAGGGGTCTTGTACCACGGGAGACTGCGGCGGCGTGCTGGCCTGCCGTGCCGGCGGGAAGCCACCCGCCTCGCTCGCCGAATACACTCTTGGGACAGGCAGCAATGCTGACTTCTACGACATCTCCCTCGTCGACGGATTCAACGTGCCGATGAGCttcgggcccgtcggcggcagctGCCGCGCGGTTAGCTGCGCTGCGGACGTCAACGCAAAGTGCCCGTCGGAGCTGAAGGTGGACGGGGGCTGCATGAGTGCCTGCGGCAAGTTCGGCACCCCACAGTACTGCTGCCCGGCGCCAAGTACGCCGGCGACCTGCGGGCCGACCAGCTACTCGCGTTTCTTCAAGGGGCTCTGCCCAGACGCCTACAGCTACGCCTACGACGACAAGAGCAGCACATTCACCTGCGCCGCCGGAACAAACTACAAAGTCACCTTCTGCCCGTAG